The proteins below come from a single Gossypium raimondii isolate GPD5lz chromosome 2, ASM2569854v1, whole genome shotgun sequence genomic window:
- the LOC105788955 gene encoding UDP-xylose transporter 1, producing the protein MGEMSSFQLGVIGALFLSVASSVSIVICNKALMSNLGFPFATTLTSWHLMVTFCTLHAAQRFNLFESKPIDMKTVMLFGILNGVSIGLLNLSLGFNSIGFYQMTKLAIIPFTVLLETIFLKKQFSQKIKMSLLVLLVGVGIASITDLQLNSVGTILSLLAIVTTCVGQILTNTIQKRLNVSSTQLLYQSAPFQAAILFVSGPLVDQFLTKQNVFAFKYSSIVSAFIILSCIISVSVNFSTFLVIGKTSPVTYQVLGHLKTCLVLTFGYTLLHDPFTERNIIGILIAIFGMVLYSYFCTQENKKKQADPLVSQMKDKEGAPFLGVEKEGQEDKNADKDSHV; encoded by the exons ATGGGAGAGATGTCAAGCTTCCAGTTGGGTGTGATTGGGGCCCTGTTTCTGTCAGTTGCATCATCAGTCTCCATTGTCATATGCAACAAAGCTTTGATGAGCAATCTTGGCTTCccttttg CCACAACACTAACAAGCTGGCATCTGATGGTAACATTTTGCACCCTCCATGCGGCGCAACGGTTCAATCTGTTTGAGAGTAAACCAATAGACATGAAGACGGTGATGCTCTTTGGCATCCTTAATGGTGTCTCCATTGGTCTTCTCAACTTGAGCCTTGGTTTCAACTCCATTGGCTTCTATCAG ATGACCAAGCTTGCAATCATACCATTCACCGTATTATTGGAAACCATCTTCCTAAAGAAGCaattcag CCAAAAGATAAAGATGTCACTCCTCGTTTTATTAGTTGGAGTTGGGATTGCCTCCATAACTGATCTCCAACTCAACTCTGTTGGCACAATCCTTTCTCTCCTTGCCATCGTCACCACTTGTGTTGGCCAAATT CTGACAAACACCATACAAAAGAGGTTGAATGTATCTTCAACCCAGTTGCTGTACCAATCAGCTCCATTTCAGGCAGCCATTCTTTTTGTCTCTGGTCCTTTGGTTGACCAGTTTCTCACCAAACAAAATGTGTTTGCCTTCAAATATTCCTCTATTGTCTCG GCATTTATCATCCTCTCATGCATAATATCAGTATCAGTAAACTTTAGCACATTTCTGGTTATTGGGAAAACATCCCCAGTGACATACCAAGTGCTTGGCCACCTCAAGACTTGCCTGGTTCTTACATTTGGCTACACACTGTTGCATGACCCGTTCACTGAAAGGAACATCATTGGCATCTTGATTGCCATTTTTGGGATGGTCTTGTATTCATATTTTTGCACCCAAGAGAACAAAAAGAAGCAGGCTGATCCATTGGTGTCTCag ATGAAAGATAAAGAAGGGGCACCATTTCTGGGTGTAGAGAAAGAAGGCCAAGAAGATAAAAATGCAGACAAGGATTCTCATGTCTAA
- the LOC105788959 gene encoding uncharacterized protein LOC105788959: MYRSVFCRKNCSPRLIITAVIGAVFGFFVGVSFPSVSLYKIRNFPLSLGPSVGGASSESKQFYMVGSSESSRANIYKIYVPTNPHGAETLPPAIVVPETDLYLRRLWGEPSQDLKKKPKYLVTFTVGIGQMNNIDKCVKKFSEDFQIMLFHYDGRTTEWDRLEWSKTAIHVSARKQTKWWFAKRFLHPDIVAAYEYIFIWDEDLGVENFNAERYIELVKKHDLEISQPGLEPNVGLTWQMTKRREDQEVHKFTEEKPGWCSDPHFPPCAAFVEIMAPVFSQEAWRCVWYLIQNDLVHGWGLDFALRRCVSPAHEKIGVVDSQWIVHQGIRSLGNQGGTLGGISPRDAVRIRSKIEWAMFQKRLVNADLAYVAQRGKG, translated from the exons ATGTACCGCAG TGTATTTTGCAGGAAAAATTGTAGTCCCAGGCTCATTATCACAGCCGTTATCGGAGCtgtttttggattttttgtTGGTGTTTCCTTTCCATCAGTTTCCCTTTACAAG ATTCGAAACTTTCCTTTAAGCCTCGGCCCGTCAGTTGGTGGAGCCTCATCTGAAAGCAAACAATTCTATATGGTCGGATCTTCTGAATCATCTCGAGCCAATATTTATAAG ATATATGTTCCAACAAATCCTCATGGTGCAGAAACATTACCACCAGCAATTGTTGTACCAGAGACCGATCTTTACCTGCGCAGATTATGGGGTGAACCTAGTCAG GATCTAAAGAAGAAACCAAAGTATTTAGTAACATTTACAGTTGGTATTGGTCAGATGAATAATATTGATAAATGTGTTAAAAAG TTTTCTGAGGATTTTCAAATAATGCTTTTTCATTATGATGGTCGGACCACTGAATGGGACCGATTGGAGTGGTCAAAGACTGCAATCCATGTTAGTGCAAGGAAACAAACGAAATG GTGGTTTGCAAAAAGGTTTTTGCATCCAGATATTGTAGCTGCTTACgaatatattttcatatggGATGAAGATCTAGGAGTTGAAAACTTCAATGCAGAGAG ATATATAGAACTGGTCAAGAAACACGACCTGGAGATCTCACAACCAGGTTTGGAGCCCAATGTCGGACTCACATGGCAGATGACAAAGAGGAGAGAAGACCAAGAAGTTCACAA GTTTACCGAGGAGAAACCTGGCTGGTGTAGCGATCCACATTTTCCACCATGTGCTGC TTTCGTGGAAATCATGGCGCCTGTATTTTCTCAGGAAGCTTGGCGATGTGTATGGTATTTGATTCAG AATGACTTGGTGCACGGTTGGGGATTAGATTTTGCTCTCAGAAGATGTGTTTCA CCTGCACACGAAAAAATCGGTGTGGTAGATTCGCAGTGGATTGTTCATCAAGGGATTCGTTCTCTCGGGAACCAG GGCGGGACGCTCGGTGGGATATCTCCCCGGGATGCG GTCCGAATAAGGAGCAAAATCGAGTGGGCGATGTTTCAGAAGCGACTCGTGAATGCCGACTTGGCATACGTTGCTCAGCGTGGCAAAGGataa
- the LOC105788960 gene encoding uncharacterized protein LOC105788960 → MGFGRNSNMRSTDFLDGMLGDYVGRKAKVKAPKTSSTRLVTALTCLQFAFAVYATFLLYYMSPLVDLRTKPDFTWITRNMRQLITTPHVLGRYQDAALSLVGAEVALSTPSEVCEHEKIDFMQKKSNNARMINLKRELYDEILDFQSKTIGTETLAELMAMRSKWDMRGPNRPRVTVLLNHFKRKTLCSQLDSLLQQTLPFHHVWVLSFGSPNEQSLKRIVDSYNDSRISFISSSYDFKYYGRFQMALQTEADLVYVLDDDMIPGKKMLQILSHVAGTEKYKNSVLGSIGRILPFRQKDFTFPSYRKFGSKEAGLYLPDPAYDITIDKIVQVDFLSSSWFLSAELVKSLFIETPFTFMTGEDLHLSYQLQKYRNAGSFVLPVDPTDKETWGDSEHRLAYVSETTVIFKDIVQVRDDQWWRALTTGYVTQWAAMYAQKIDALFYAHSVDEVKALTPLLEKFRSTVGKKAYIVVSGDGFCSCEDAAAALNWPKQVCKERRFKIFDLQIGAISGTSNSEVPVLQVVYSSMKGLIKIHNPSVVITLADADSNVKKALKMASETNANGTALVLLPRPSVSKVLWMPDLRSTALPYWNRMRISINIITQNRAESLTRLLKSLSDAYYVGDEVPISFNMDSKVDEATIKLVDSFEWPHGPKTLRRRIIQGGLIRAVSESWYPTSDDDYGLLLEDDIEVSPYYYLWIKYALLAYHYDPQISLPELSSISLYTPRLVEVVKERPKWNPTEFFKRIHPNTPYLHQLPCSWGAVFFPKLWREFYVYMNMRFTEDAKANPVQIPKSRTNGWQASWKKFLIDMMYLRGYVSLYPNFPNQSSFSTNHMEPGAHISAKDNVVRHDKTDFEVPLLMEDFRPLLPNAKLPPASKLPSLNLFNQPVSLKGLKMAGAKLGQDVLRCDNATEIVTAHHLTGLPLQCSKIV, encoded by the exons ATGGGATTTGGTCGGAATTCGAATATGAGAAGTACCGATTTCTTGGACGGAATGCTCGGTGACTACGTCGGGAGAAAAGCTAAGGTGAAGGCTCCGAAAACCAGCTCAACTCGGCTCGTCACGGCCCTCACCTGCCTGCAATTCGCATTCGCAGTGTACGCAACGTTCCTTTTGTATTACATGAGTCCCTTGGTTGATTTGAGGACGAAACCGGACTTTACTTGGATCACGAGGAACATGAGGCAGTTGATCACAACCCCACATGTTCTCGGCAGGTACCAAGACGCCGCCTTGTCACTTGTTGGAGCTGAAGTTGCTCTGAGTACGCCTTCCGAAGTTTGTGAGCACGAGAAGATCGATTTCATGCAGAAGAAGTCCAATAATGCTCGAATGATCAATCTGAAGAGAGAGTTGTACGATGAGATACTGGATTTCCAGAGCAAGACCATTGGCACCGAAACTCTAGCCGAGCTAATGGCAATGAGATCGAAATGGGACATGCGTGGTCCGAACCGACCGAGAGTTACAGTGCTGTTGAACCATTTCAAGAGGAAAACACTATGTTCCCAGCTCGATTCTTTGCTTCAACAGACCCTTCCGTTCCATCACGTGTGGGTACTTTCATTCGGGAGCCCGAATGAGCAGTCCCTAAAACGAATCGTTGACAGCTACAATGATTCGAGGATCAGCTTCATCAGTTCGAGCTATGATTTCAAGTACTACGGAAGGTTCCAAATGGCCTTACAAACCGAAGCCGACCTCGTTTACGTACTCGACGATGACATGATCCCGGGAAAGAAAATGCTGCAGATCTTATCCCATGTAGCCGGGACCGAAAAGTACAAGAACTCTGTTTTGGGCAGCATAGGAAGGATCTTGCCATTCAGGCAAAAGGATTTCACATTCCCAAGCTATAGGAAGTTCGGATCCAAAGAGGCTGGGCTTTACTTGCCTGACCCCGCCTACGACATCACCATCGACAAGATCGTGCAGGTCGATTTCCTGTCGAGCTCCTGGTTCTTATCTGCTGAACTTGTCAAGTCACTCTTCATTGAAACTCCTTTCACTTTCATGACTGGTGAAGATCTTCACCTTAG CTATCAGCTTCAAAAATACAGAAATGCAGGGTCATTTGTACTTCCAGTTGACCCAACTGACAAAGAAACATGGGGTGACAGTGAACATAGGCTTGCATATGTCTCAGAAACCACTGTGATCTTCAAGGACATTGTTCAAGTAAGAGATGATCAATGGTGGAGGGCATTAACAACTGGTTATGTAACTCAATGGGCTGCAATGTACGCTCAAAAGATCGATGCTCTCTTTTACGCTCACTCGGTTGACGAGGTCAAGGCACTCACGCCGTTGCTCGAGAAGTTCCGATCCACTGTCGGCAAGAAGGCTTACATTGTGGTCTCTGGGGATGGTTTCTGCAGTTGTGAAGATGCTGCCGCAGCTCTCAACTGGCCTAAGCAGGTTTGCAAAGAGAGAAGGTTCAAGATTTTCGATTTGCAAATCGGGGCGATCTCAGGGACGTCGAACTCCGAGGTCCCAGTCCTGCAAGTGGTGTACTCTAGCATGAAAGGGTTGATAAAGATCCATAACCCCAGTGTGGTGATCACATTGGCAGACGCTGATTCGAATGTGAAGAAAGCTCTAAAGATGGCGTCCGAGACAAATGCAAATGGTACCGCACTTGTGCTTTTACCTAGACCTTCGGTCTCAAAGGTTCTATGGATGCCCGATCTAAGATCAACTGCATTACCAt ATTGGAATCGGATGAGGATCTCGATCAACATAATTACACAAAACCGGGCCGAATCGTTAACGAGGCTTCTTAAATCTCTAAGTGATGCATATTATGTTGGAGATGAGGTTCCTATTAGTTTCAACATGGATAGCAAAGTGGATGAGGCTACCATTAAACTAGTGGATTCATTTGAGTGGCCTCATGGCCCTAAAACCTTAAGAAGGAGGATCATTCAAGGGGGCCTAATTCGAGCAGTTAGTGAGAGTTGGTACCCCACTTCTGATGACGACTACGGCTTACTCCTCGAGGATGATATTGAAGTCTCGCCGTACTATTACCTATGGATCAAATACGCTCTCTTAGCCTATCATTATGACCCTCAAATATCCCTCCCTGAGCTCTCGTCAATCTCTCTTTACACTCCTCGGTTAGTCGAAGTCGTTAAAGAAAGGCCGAAATGGAATCCGACCGAGTTCTTCAAACGCATTCACCCCAACACACCGTACCTTCACCAGCTACCGTGCAGTTGGGGTGCGGTTTTCTTCCCGAAGCTTTGGAGAGAATTCTATGTTTACATGAACATGAGGTTCACTGAAGATGCCAAAGCAAACCCAGTTCAAATCCCAAAATCCAGAACCAATGGATGGCAAGCTTCATGGAAGAAGTTCCTCATTGACATGATGTATCTCCGAGGATACGTGAGCCTCTACCCGAATTTCCCGAACCAGTCAAGCTTTTCGACGAACCACATGGAACCCGGGGCTCATATAAGTGCAAAGGACAATGTTGTTAGGCATGACAAAACAGATTTTGAGGTCCCTTTGTTGATGGAAGATTTTAGGCCATTGTTGCCTAATGCAAAATTGCCACCAGCTTCTAAGCTGCCATCACTTAACCTTTTCAACCAACCTGTTTCATTGAAAGGGCTGAAAATGGCCGGAGCCAAGCTCGGTCAGGACGTTTTACGGTGCGATAATGCGACCGAGATCGTGACGGCCCATCACCTGACTGGTCTGCCTCTGCAATGCTCAAAGATCGTTTAA